A section of the Microbacterium sp. MM2322 genome encodes:
- a CDS encoding SRPBCC family protein, which produces MFTVTESVTIDRPVTEVFDFFTEGRARWDESVISEELTSPPPVGVGSTLHTRMRAVGREVDFDWRVTAYDPGVRMAVTSTSGIMATTSDLQFADANGATVVAVRIDAEPTGIMRLAEPMIADSIRSTLSTSLARAKRMLESS; this is translated from the coding sequence ATGTTCACCGTCACCGAGTCCGTCACCATCGACCGCCCGGTGACCGAGGTGTTCGACTTCTTCACCGAGGGCCGCGCCCGCTGGGACGAATCCGTCATCTCCGAGGAGCTCACCTCACCGCCGCCCGTCGGCGTCGGGTCGACTCTCCACACGCGGATGCGGGCGGTCGGCCGCGAGGTCGACTTCGACTGGCGCGTCACGGCCTACGACCCCGGCGTGCGGATGGCGGTGACCAGCACGAGCGGGATCATGGCCACGACCTCCGACCTGCAGTTCGCCGACGCGAATGGCGCGACCGTCGTCGCCGTGCGCATCGACGCCGAGCCGACCGGGATCATGCGCCTCGCGGAGCCGATGATCGCCGACTCGATTCGCTCGACGCTGTCGACGTCGCTCGCCCGAGCGAAGCGGATGCTCGAAAGCTCCTGA
- a CDS encoding DUF6611 family protein yields the protein MRQVDPAGIRIRLFRSDRPHWGHVWRGVARHGIVTDRIVVYSPLSSDAERTFALAASTFWKVAVCAGFVLWMALVGMGAPTVPTLLLMTAAIVGPGVFLSYRGRAAARDAHSVRCTFFAGEVSPSALDVAHRIQQQADELDHAEQDLVRGRITREEFDLVWLHAYEATASRRREL from the coding sequence ATGCGGCAAGTAGACCCGGCCGGCATCCGCATCCGGCTGTTCCGCTCCGACCGCCCGCACTGGGGCCACGTGTGGCGCGGTGTCGCGCGTCACGGCATCGTGACCGACCGCATCGTCGTGTACTCGCCGCTGTCCTCGGACGCTGAGCGCACGTTCGCGCTGGCGGCATCCACCTTCTGGAAGGTCGCCGTCTGCGCCGGTTTCGTCCTCTGGATGGCCCTCGTCGGGATGGGCGCTCCGACGGTACCGACGCTGCTGCTGATGACCGCGGCGATCGTCGGACCGGGGGTGTTCCTGTCGTATCGGGGCCGAGCCGCGGCTCGCGACGCGCACTCCGTCCGGTGCACGTTCTTTGCCGGAGAGGTCTCGCCGTCGGCGTTGGATGTGGCCCACCGCATCCAACAGCAGGCCGACGAGCTCGACCATGCGGAGCAGGACCTCGTGCGAGGCCGGATCACCCGCGAGGAGTTCGACCTCGTGTGGCTGCACGCCTACGAGGCGACGGCGAGTCGGCGGCGCGAGTTGTGA
- a CDS encoding CsbD family protein codes for MGLDDKIKNAAQDIAGKAKEALGEHRNDEDLRREGEADQREANLKKAGENVKDAFK; via the coding sequence ATGGGTCTCGACGACAAGATCAAGAACGCTGCGCAGGACATCGCCGGCAAGGCGAAGGAAGCCCTGGGCGAGCACCGCAATGACGAGGACCTTCGCCGCGAGGGCGAAGCCGACCAGCGCGAAGCGAACCTCAAGAAGGCCGGCGAGAACGTCAAGGACGCGTTCAAGTAA
- a CDS encoding MFS transporter: MREPTPRPPDNGRRPEVLRIPAFRLFWTATTIRGFGSAIANVAFQVLIVTVVAATPAQIGILNALGVAPYLFLGFIIGALMDRWNRQRTLVLTSIGRAVVFALVPVLLLLGDLDFWSLAAIMLTLGVLTLFAQSAEQPFVPQIVPRASLVSANARLSQSETVAGTAGPAAGGALLTLVGAPLIFVFEAVIHAVSAVLQSRIRVTESAPAPRAAGRHIGHDIAEGMRFTYRHKTLRPLALSVHVWFLGNSIVATVFAVFALRELGMPAWAYGIAVAFGGVGGFLGAILAPAVGERIGAGRAILIGRSLTVVPWLLLAVAPLSNATNIVLLVVVVSIAQFLFGLAMGIEDANDISYRQAIAPDAIQGRMNATIRTTNRIVFFFGALGAGVLATWLGYSVSLGIAAAVFAVAALVIAFSPLRNARHGEGEPSAR; encoded by the coding sequence ATGCGCGAACCGACCCCGCGGCCACCCGACAACGGGCGGCGACCCGAGGTCCTGCGCATCCCGGCATTCCGGCTCTTCTGGACGGCGACGACCATCCGCGGGTTCGGGTCGGCCATCGCGAACGTCGCGTTCCAAGTGCTCATCGTCACGGTGGTCGCGGCGACGCCGGCGCAGATCGGCATCCTGAACGCGCTGGGCGTCGCGCCGTACCTCTTTCTCGGGTTCATCATCGGAGCGCTGATGGATCGTTGGAACCGGCAGCGCACGCTGGTGCTGACGAGCATCGGCCGCGCGGTCGTCTTCGCGCTGGTCCCGGTCCTGCTGCTGCTCGGCGACCTCGACTTCTGGTCGCTCGCGGCGATCATGCTCACGCTCGGAGTCCTGACCCTGTTCGCCCAGTCGGCAGAACAGCCGTTCGTGCCGCAGATCGTCCCCCGGGCATCCCTCGTCTCTGCGAACGCGAGGCTCAGTCAAAGCGAGACCGTGGCCGGAACGGCCGGTCCGGCGGCGGGTGGCGCACTCCTCACCCTCGTCGGTGCGCCCCTCATCTTCGTCTTCGAGGCCGTCATCCACGCGGTCTCCGCGGTTCTCCAGTCCCGCATCCGTGTCACCGAATCCGCGCCTGCTCCGCGCGCGGCAGGACGACACATCGGGCATGACATCGCCGAGGGCATGCGCTTCACGTACAGGCACAAGACGCTGCGTCCGCTCGCGCTCTCCGTGCACGTGTGGTTCCTCGGCAACAGCATCGTCGCGACCGTCTTCGCCGTCTTCGCCCTCCGAGAGCTGGGGATGCCGGCCTGGGCCTACGGCATCGCGGTCGCCTTCGGCGGGGTCGGCGGCTTCCTCGGCGCAATCCTCGCCCCCGCCGTCGGCGAGCGGATCGGCGCCGGGCGCGCGATCCTCATCGGCCGGAGCCTGACCGTCGTGCCGTGGCTGCTCCTGGCTGTCGCGCCGCTCAGCAACGCGACGAACATCGTCCTGCTGGTCGTGGTCGTCTCGATCGCGCAATTCCTCTTCGGCCTCGCCATGGGAATCGAGGACGCGAACGACATCTCGTATCGCCAGGCGATCGCGCCCGACGCGATCCAGGGCCGCATGAACGCGACCATCCGCACGACGAACCGCATCGTCTTCTTCTTCGGCGCCCTCGGCGCGGGGGTGCTCGCCACCTGGCTCGGTTACAGCGTGAGCCTCGGAATCGCCGCGGCCGTCTTCGCTGTCGCCGCGCTGGTGATCGCGTTCTCGCCGCTGCGCAATGCGCGGCACGGGGAGGGCGAGCCCTCCGCACGGTGA
- a CDS encoding GNAT family N-acetyltransferase, translating to MLRQAMMGMMLADSHVLLTRITPAIARRIIDRAEQSGDDWHPDYPFADELDPLAALAASEPQDLPFTMYAIRRPDDRVAVGGFGFFGPPDETGAVEFGYGLIPAARGKGLASAAVTLALHHAQRWGATRAKADTELSNAASRRVLEKAGLREVGRRDGLVFFERALA from the coding sequence ATGTTGCGGCAGGCGATGATGGGGATGATGCTCGCCGACAGTCACGTCCTTCTCACGCGGATCACTCCCGCCATTGCCCGCCGGATCATCGATCGGGCGGAGCAGTCGGGTGACGACTGGCATCCCGATTACCCGTTCGCCGACGAACTCGACCCGCTCGCCGCGCTGGCGGCATCCGAACCCCAGGATTTGCCGTTCACGATGTACGCCATCCGACGGCCGGATGACCGGGTCGCCGTCGGAGGATTCGGGTTCTTCGGCCCGCCCGACGAGACCGGTGCCGTCGAGTTCGGCTACGGCCTGATACCCGCGGCGCGAGGGAAAGGGCTCGCGTCGGCGGCGGTCACTCTCGCGCTCCACCATGCTCAGCGATGGGGCGCGACGCGAGCGAAAGCAGACACCGAGCTCAGCAACGCCGCATCCCGCAGAGTGCTCGAAAAGGCAGGCCTCCGCGAAGTGGGACGTCGAGACGGCCTTGTCTTCTTCGAACGCGCGCTCGCGTAG
- a CDS encoding matrixin family metalloprotease, whose amino-acid sequence MTTTSSAVMYGYEDNAGPSGYAGRTTWTCLGGAYLGANVTINPYYANSYNTAKRRAVWVHEFGHALGLDHGPSNALMNTCAPCVYENYGYYFPRPDDVAGMNSIY is encoded by the coding sequence ATGACAACCACCAGCTCGGCCGTCATGTACGGATATGAGGACAACGCAGGGCCTAGTGGCTACGCCGGACGTACGACCTGGACCTGTCTGGGCGGAGCTTACCTCGGCGCGAACGTCACGATTAACCCGTACTACGCGAACTCCTACAACACCGCGAAACGCCGAGCCGTTTGGGTGCACGAGTTCGGGCACGCGCTCGGACTCGATCACGGCCCGTCGAATGCGCTTATGAACACCTGTGCGCCATGTGTGTACGAGAACTACGGCTACTACTTTCCTCGCCCCGACGACGTCGCGGGCATGAACTCGATTTATTAG